From one Chryseobacterium sp. 3008163 genomic stretch:
- a CDS encoding efflux RND transporter periplasmic adaptor subunit, whose amino-acid sequence MDTKIVKKKSKLKLILIIIASALAVSVFGLYFLNQKKTYNVKLEDIQVEEVTRGRFEDMLMVTAQTQSLNSSLVNVLEGGAVKEIFAEDGQMVTKGQPIARVYNPNTEFNYLNQETGIMQQINQMRSSLLELKNQEFNQDKELLQSQNDYNTALQSFNLQKRLYDAEIGKKTDYDTSLQNLNYQKQRKMIVEKGASSEKNSRNSQFVAINNSINQMDKSLNILRSNKNNFLIMSPVSGRLSSFNISLGQNLTTGESIGKVDLMGGYKLIAKVDEYYINKLQNGIKGSLEINVQQFEVIITKILPEVKDGQFSVELNFVDAKPENLKIGMTFGVKLKLSADTQSMMISKGNFYKDTNGKWIFVVKNNKAAKRNISLGRENPMYYEVVSGLKKGETIIISDYTELKKYEILDIQK is encoded by the coding sequence ATGGATACGAAAATAGTAAAAAAGAAATCTAAACTAAAATTAATATTAATCATCATTGCATCTGCGTTGGCAGTTTCGGTTTTTGGATTGTATTTTTTGAATCAGAAAAAAACTTACAATGTGAAACTTGAAGACATTCAGGTAGAAGAAGTGACGAGAGGAAGATTTGAAGACATGCTGATGGTTACAGCGCAAACACAATCTCTGAATTCATCTTTAGTTAATGTTTTGGAAGGTGGCGCTGTAAAGGAAATTTTTGCAGAGGACGGACAAATGGTAACCAAAGGCCAACCCATCGCAAGAGTTTACAATCCTAATACAGAATTTAATTACCTCAATCAGGAAACCGGAATTATGCAACAAATCAACCAGATGAGAAGCTCACTTTTGGAACTGAAAAATCAGGAATTCAATCAGGACAAAGAGTTACTTCAATCTCAAAATGATTATAATACAGCTTTACAGTCATTCAATCTTCAAAAAAGATTATATGATGCAGAAATCGGAAAGAAAACAGATTATGACACCAGTCTTCAAAATCTGAATTATCAGAAACAAAGAAAAATGATTGTGGAAAAAGGAGCTTCAAGTGAAAAAAATTCCAGAAATTCTCAGTTTGTAGCCATTAATAATTCTATCAATCAAATGGATAAAAGTCTGAACATCCTTCGTTCTAATAAAAATAATTTCCTGATTATGTCACCCGTTTCGGGAAGATTATCATCGTTTAATATTTCGTTGGGGCAAAATTTAACGACTGGCGAAAGCATTGGTAAAGTAGATTTGATGGGTGGTTATAAATTGATTGCAAAAGTGGATGAATATTACATCAACAAGCTTCAAAACGGAATTAAAGGAAGTTTGGAAATTAATGTACAACAATTTGAAGTCATTATTACCAAAATTCTTCCAGAAGTGAAAGATGGGCAGTTTTCTGTGGAACTTAATTTCGTTGATGCTAAACCTGAAAACCTAAAAATCGGGATGACGTTTGGAGTGAAGCTGAAACTCTCTGCCGATACACAAAGTATGATGATTTCGAAAGGGAATTTCTACAAAGACACCAATGGAAAATGGATTTTTGTGGTAAAAAATAATAAAGCTGCGAAGAGAAATATCAGCCTTGGGAGAGAAAACCCAATGTACTATGAAGTTGTTTCGGGACTGAAAAAAGGAGAAACCATCATTATATCAGATTACACCGAATTGAAGAAATATGAAATATTAGATATTCAAAAATAA
- a CDS encoding S41 family peptidase, which yields MKIKLLILCSVFFICNLIQSQIPNTLSANDKIYGLSKFWSDANYNFVYMYKVEPQKWDDAYKEAIENVQKTKNDYEYFRELQKLCSILKDGHTKVYFPEAIQSQIMTTHFGAYRLFLTNVQGKIFVYDVNKSKAEEIPIGSEIVKVNGLPANEYQQKFVTPYISTSTENDLNNQASYNLLSGLSGDQFDIEIKTPKGEIKKFHLIHSKTEEKELSSEPLPNNGAFEFKWMKDDVAYVVIKTFDDAIAVSGFESKLTELKKAKKIIIDLRNNGGGSGKNALNIAKYFVKSDTIYGAKNYSREIIPTERAIGSFLTAQDTINGKHQWGLSKEEATNLYKAYLGTKFHNFEYKPTIVKSNVKFSVPTVILTNNNTASAAEDFLIYLFNEKNIIRVGDFTNGSTGQPLQIDLPGNTTAWICTKK from the coding sequence ATGAAAATAAAATTATTAATATTATGTTCTGTTTTTTTTATCTGCAATCTTATACAGAGTCAGATTCCCAATACATTATCTGCAAATGATAAGATATATGGTCTTTCTAAGTTTTGGAGCGATGCGAATTACAACTTTGTTTATATGTACAAAGTAGAACCGCAAAAATGGGATGATGCCTATAAAGAAGCGATTGAAAATGTTCAAAAAACTAAAAATGATTACGAATATTTTAGAGAACTTCAAAAGTTATGTTCAATTCTAAAAGATGGGCATACAAAAGTTTATTTTCCCGAGGCTATTCAAAGTCAGATAATGACTACTCATTTTGGAGCGTACCGTCTTTTTTTGACCAATGTACAAGGGAAAATATTTGTGTACGATGTAAATAAAAGCAAGGCAGAAGAAATTCCTATTGGGAGCGAAATTGTAAAAGTGAATGGTCTGCCAGCTAATGAATATCAACAAAAATTTGTAACTCCATATATATCCACTTCTACGGAAAATGATTTGAATAATCAAGCGAGTTATAATTTATTATCAGGATTATCTGGTGATCAATTTGATATAGAAATAAAAACTCCAAAAGGTGAAATTAAAAAGTTCCATTTGATTCATTCCAAGACCGAAGAGAAAGAATTAAGTTCTGAGCCGTTGCCAAATAATGGTGCTTTCGAATTTAAATGGATGAAAGATGATGTAGCTTATGTTGTCATCAAAACCTTTGATGATGCTATTGCTGTAAGCGGTTTTGAATCAAAATTAACTGAACTTAAAAAGGCAAAAAAAATAATTATAGACCTTAGAAATAATGGTGGTGGTAGTGGCAAAAACGCATTAAATATTGCGAAGTATTTTGTGAAGAGTGATACAATCTACGGTGCTAAAAATTACAGCAGAGAAATTATACCGACAGAAAGAGCAATTGGTTCATTCCTAACGGCTCAAGATACCATCAATGGAAAGCATCAATGGGGATTATCTAAAGAAGAAGCCACTAATTTGTATAAAGCCTATTTGGGAACAAAATTTCACAATTTTGAGTACAAGCCAACAATCGTTAAGTCAAATGTTAAATTCTCAGTCCCAACGGTGATACTTACAAACAACAATACAGCTTCTGCTGCGGAAGATTTTCTAATTTATTTGTTTAATGAAAAGAATATAATCAGAGTTGGAGATTTTACCAATGGAAGCACAGGTCAACCATTACAAATAGATCTACCCGGTAACACCACTGCCTGGATTTGTACAAAAAAGTAA